Genomic segment of Alcanivorax borkumensis SK2:
AACTAGTGGGACAATATCAGCATTCCCACCTCTCTCCAGACAGTTCATCGTCAACCGGCAGCTTAAGCAGCAGCTCACTCTACAGCAGCAGCTCACTCTACGATACTGAAACCAAACAGATCGGCATTGAAGTTAGCATGCCTCTGTTCCAGGGGGGCGGCCTGAACAGCCGCCGCAAAGAAGCCTACCTGCGAGCAGATGCGGCAGATTACCAATACGATCAAGCCGTACGCGATATCGTCCAACAGACCCGTAGCGCTTACCGCACCGTGGAAGCGGACGCCCTGCGCATCAAGGCTCGCCAGCAGGCTATCCGCTCCACTCGCTCTGCTCTGGATGCTACCCAGTCCGGTTATGAAGTGGGCACCCGTAATGTGGTCGACGTGCTCAATGCTCAGCGCGCCCTGTTCGCCGCCGAACGTGATTACGCCAATGCCCGCTACGACTACATCATCAACTCGTTGACCCTGAAATCCACCACCGGAGACCTGCAGCAGGGAGACCTCGCTGCGGTGAATAACTGGCTGGCACCAGAACAACCCCTAGACCTTTACAACCCGGATCTGGACGGTAAGAGTGAAAAAATGGTCCCGGAGAATTCGTCCATCGATTGACGCTAACCACCTGAGGCAAACACCGCGCCAGAGATTGCCGTCAACAGGATCGTAAAATATAAAAAAACCGCTAGCCGTTACCGGACAGCGGTTTTTTTATATTTACTTGCGAGAAAAATCCGACGGTTGATGTTCAGCCCTTCACACTAAAAATTCATGCGCAGGTACACAACCTAAACAGCAGATCGCATTAACCCGAAGGGCCAAGTCCAGTATTCAGCTCCATGGCAACCAACCGCAGCCCTTTTTCCAGCGCCCCTCGATTAGCTTCCACCACGCCGGCAGCAGCTTTGCCTTGCCGAGCGCATTGTGCCGGGTCATCCAGCAAGGCCAGCAAGGTCGCCCCCAACGATTGCGCATCCTCCACCACACTGAGCCCGCCAGCATCATCAAGCAACTGCCCAATAGCAGTAAAATTATGTAAATGCGGCCCGGTGAGCACCGGCTTCTGCCAAGCCGCCGGCTCCAACAAATTATGCCCACCTACCGGCACCAGAGAGCCGCCCACAAAAGCCACATCGCAGGTGCCAAACAACATCAACAGCTCACCCATGGTATCGGCCAAGTACACATCCACGCCGGCGGCCGACTCCTGCTGGCTGCGCCGAGCCACCGACAAGCCTGCCTCACGGATCTGATCGGCCACTGCAGCAAACCGTTCCGGGTGTCGAGGCACCAGGATTAACAGCGCCTCGGGCCTCTGTTCACGCAATGCTTTATGGGCAGCCAAAACCAGAGCGTCCTCTCCGGGATGGGTGCTGGCAGCGATCCACACCGGCCGGTTACCGAACGACGAGCGCAGTGCCGCCGCAGCCTGTTTCACTGCTGCATCCAGTGTCATATCGAATTTCACACTGCCAATGGGATATACCCGTTCCGGCCAAGCCCCTAGCGCCATGTAACGCTCGGCTTCCACTTGTGTCTGCACTGCCAGCGCGTCAAAGCGTGCCATCATTGGGCGAATCAACCGCGGCAACTTGCCGTAACCCTGATAACTTTTTTCCGACAATCGCCCATTCATTAGCATCAGTTTAGCGCCATGGCGCTTTACCGCCGCACACAGATTCGGCCACAGCTCGGTTTCCAGCACGATTACCAGTTGCGGATCAAAGGCGCGCATAAAACGGTTCAACGCCGTGGGCAATTCCCAAGGACAATAAACGTGAGTCACCCGGCCCCCGAACAACGCCTGCACCCGCTCTGAGCCAGTGGGCGTAGTGGTGGTGACCAGTAAAGGCACATCCGGGTAGTCTTCCAGCAACCGCTCAATTAACGGCGCCGCCGCCAATGTTTCCCCCACCGACACCGCATGCACCCAAAGGCTTTTTTTCAAGATCCCGGACCGGTACCCCCACGCCATGCGCTCCTTCCACCGCAAACGATAAGCCGGTGCTTTTCTACCTCTCAGCCACAAGCGCAGAAAAAGAGCGGGAAGCAGCAAATACCAAAGGGCGGAATAAATAGTTCGCATAGGGGCTCTTATCTCAATGTAGAGGCAATACACGGGCAACGCGCACAGCCCAAAACACATGATCCATCTTGTCTGTGTCAGCGCCGATGCGCGTGCCAGCGGCCTTGCTTATGCTAGCATAGCCGCACAGTTCAACGATGGTGAGCCATGAGTGACTCGACCCTAAAACCCGACACAATCCACCCAGACATTGTGGTCTTTGGTGGCGGCATTGCCGGCCTGTGGCTAATAAACCGGCTCCACGCCGCCGGCTACCAATGCCTACTGCTGGAATCCGCCAGCCTTGGTGGCGACCAGACCCTCGCGAGCCAGGGGATTATCCACGGCGGCCTCAAGTATGCCTTAAGCGGCAACCTGTCCAACGAATCCGAAGCGATTGCCCAGATGCCGGATCGCTGGCGTGCCGCCATGGCCGGCACCGACTCGGTAGACCTGCGCAACCTGAAAGTGCTCAGCGATACTCAACACATGTGGTCCAGCGGATCAGTGGCCTCACGGATGACTAACTTTTTCGCTAGCAAGATGCTCCGTGGCCGAATCGAAAAACTCAAGCGTGACCATTTCCCCAGCGCGCTGGCCAATAAGGCTTTCAAAGGCAACGTCTATAAACTCGACGACCTAGTGATCGACACTGAATCATTGATCGACACCCTTAGCGCCCCGGTCCGAGACCGGCTACTGGCGTTCGATACCCAGCGCGATACTCTAGAATGGAATAACGACGGCCTGCGCGCCGTCACCATTAATGGCCAGCGCATTGAGCCACGGCTGACCCTGCTGGCCGCCGGCAACGGTAACCCAGCTCTGCTTGACGGCGCTCATCGCGCCCACCTTTTGGAACAGGAACACAGCCAGCTGCGGCCATTGAAAATGGTGCTGGTAAAACACGACCAAGGCCATCGGCTTTACGCCCACTGTGTTGGCACCAGCAACAAACCCGTGCTCACTGTGACCACCCACGATTGTCCGGACGGCAAGGTGGTGTGGTACCTCGGCGGCGACTTGGCAGAGCGGGGGGTAGAGCGTACTGATGAAGAACAACTACATGCCGGTCGGGAAGAATTATCGCACCTTTTCCCTTGGCTAGATTTTAGCAACGCTCAATTCGCCACCCTAGATGTGACCCGCGCCGAACCCAAACAACATGCGCTGGTCAAGCCGGATAACGCCTACGCCCGCCGGGATCAAAACCTGATCATCGCCTGGCCCACTAAACTCACCCTGGCGCCGGATCTAGGCGACCGGGTAATGGCGCTGGTGGAAGAAACGGGCCTTCAACCCGGCGAGCCATTAACGATACCGCCAGCCCTTCAACGGGCGCCCATGGGCGTACCGTACTGGCATCGCTGTTTTTAATGATTACTGTAGCAAGGCGTCGTTGGTGCTGCGCAAATGTCAGTTGAACGTTAAAGCGCAAAGGGAAAAAGGAGAAGGATGAATAATCTTTTCATCCCGAACCCGAGACTGACCTGGCATGGGCGCGACGCCCAAGCATTAAATGGACACAAGTCCAGCGTCGCTACTGAACCGAAAACTTGCAACCGTTCCTCATCACACCGCTAGCAACGGACCTGCAGCGACACCAATAAGGAAGCATCATGTCCTTCATGCGCCCACTGGGCAACACAGGATTAACCGTCAGTGCACTGGGCTTGGGCACAGTGAAAATCGGCCGCGATAAGGGAGTGAAGTACCCCAACAGCTTCACCATCCCCGATGATCGTGCGGTAACAGAACTACTCGCTCAGGCACAGGATTTGGGCATCAACCTAATCGACACAGCGCCGGCCTACGGTCACAGTGAACAGCGGCTCGGTCAGTTAATGAGCCAACGCCAAGACTGGGTCATCGTCACCAAGGTCGGTGAAGAATTTGATAACAACAGTGGTGACAGCCATTTTGATTTTTCACCGGAACACGTGCGTTTCTCGGTGGAACGTAGCCTGCAACGGCTCAACACGGACTATCTGGATTGCGTGCTGATTCACTCCGACGGCAATGACCTGGCAATCATCGAAAAGGGCACTCTGGACGCTCTCAACGACCTGAAAAAAGCCGGCCTGATCCGCGCCACAGGCATGTCCACGAAAACCGTGGCTGGCGGCATCGCCAGCCTGAATCACGCGGACATGGCCATGGTCACCTACAACCTGCATCAGCAAGACGAAGCCCCCGTGATCGAGCACGCCGCCGCCCGGCAAAAAGGCATCCTAATCAAGAAGGCCTTTGCCAGCGGTCACCTCAATGACACCCTTGATGACCCGGTACAGGAAAGTCTGGACCAAATCCTTGGCATCGCCGGCGTTAGCAGTATCATTGCTGGCACCATTAACCCCGCCCACTTACAAGAAAACGTGGCCAAAGCCCGGCAGGCCTGCAAGATGGCAGCGCAATAATAACAACAGGAAACAGCATGCGTTTTTGTCTGATGATTCTGCTACTCGGCTCCTGCCTCGCAGCACAGGCGGATAAAATACGGCTACTGCGCGAAGCCCCTCAGGAGTGCGAAGAAAAAAGCGCGGTTTCGGTATCGTCCGGCAGCAAAATGCGGGGCATGTTGTTCAGCGATGCGCGAATAGATCGCCACGTGAACAAGAAGCTCACCAGAGCCATCAAAAAAGCCGGCGGCAATCGCGCCATGCTCAGCGACCGCCGCGAGTTTATGATGGAGAATCATTTTCGCGGTATTGAGCATATTGAGCTGGATGCCTGGGTTTGGCACTGCGAAGAGAAAGAGCGCTAGGCGCTACACTATTTGAAGTGCCCTGGCTCACAAAACACCACGCCCAAACCTTTTAGCTCGACCTGGCAGGATTACGCCACGTAGAAAGCAAAACCTGTTGCAGCGTGAAGCGCTTGCACATTACCCCACTACTGCTTTCTCCACCCCCAACGACTGTAATCCCGCACGATGCCCCTGCTGATATCCTTGCTGCAATTTTTCCACATTGGTGGTCAACCGATTCACCGGGAAGTGCATCGGTGGGGCGATAACATTGAGGCAACAATCATCAGGCGGGCTGTCAATAAAATCCAATGCTCTATTATAGACATCTGTACGTTTCGCCATGGCTTCATAAAAGGCGGGGATATCACGAGCCCAAGGCTTTAATAAAGGCGTCAACGCACTAGGGCGTTTGCGGAAACCCTGAGGGCGGGACAACACCACGGTGATATCCCGCGCGCCCTGTTCGTAAGCCCAACGCACCGGAATGGAATCCGCTAGCCCGCCATCGGTCATGGGGTGGCCGGCCACCTTGGGAAAGTCTCGGTAGGCAAAAGGAATAGAACAGGACGCGGTGATTACCTCATCTAAATTACTCGGCTGGGTCTGAAAATAACGCGGCGCCCCGTCTTCTATCGAGGTAGTCACTACCCACAGAGAAGTATTTCCCTGCCAATGTCTCTCCAAATTCAACGGCACGTCTATGCGAGACTGGTGCCACAACCAGTGCACATCACACAAATGTCCACCCGACATAAAACGTGACCAGTTGATAAAGTCCGGTCGACAGGCATGGTCGGTGATCACTTGACGGCTGCGGCCATGATTACCTGCCAGATAGCCGATCAGATTGGTCGAGCCGGCAGACGCGCCCACGGCGAAATCGAAATCCTGATGTTTTTTTTCCAAAAACGCATCCAACACCCCGGCAGCAAAAATACCGCGCATGGCACCGCCTTCCACTACCAACGCACGCTGTGACATTCTTTTCCCTCCACCTCGAACCGGTCTGGGCTGTACGTCCTTGAATCGGTTCAACAACGATGCCAAGGCCTCCCAAAGAAGGGAAATAGAGTCTTACTGTCCTTTTCATCGTCATCGCTGATACATCCCACAGCCGCCGTCAGGGAAGGCACTGCGGGGCTGCACCGATACCGCGCAGCTGCATCAGATTAGCGCACCCAGTGTCTGGACATAGCTCTCTTCACTCAACATTAACCTTATTAATTACTGTAAAAACAAAGCGTTAAATATTTTTCATGGCTGGCACCCCCTTTGCACAAATAAGAATACCAACTTGTGTACAACCAGGTGTGCTAACGAATGATTGGCTGGACTCTTCAACAATGGCAGATGGCCTACCGCAGCGGTGAACTCACCCCGGTACAGGCCATGAAACAACTGGCCACCACTCTGCAGGATAGTGAGCGCGCCCTGTGGATCCATCTCCTGGATGAGGCTTCCTTGACGGCCCAGGCGCAAGCGCTAACGGATCCATCGCTGCCACTCTATGGCATTCCCTTTGCCGTGAAAGACAACATTGATGTTGTGGGCATGCCCACAACAGCAGCCTGCCCGGCATTCGCCTACACCCCGACGGAAGACGCCACCGTGGTACGACTACTGCGCGACGCCGGCGCCATCGTCGTAGGCAAGACCAATCTGGATCAGTTTGCCACCGGTCTGGTTGGCACTCGTTCCCCCTATGGCGAAGTACCCAATCCATTCAACCCGGATTACCTCAGTGGTGGCTCCAGTTCAGGTTCCGCCACGGCCGTGAGCCTGGGCCTGGTACCCTTTTCACTGGGCACCGATACCGCCGGTTCCGGCCGGGTACCTGCAGCGTTCACCAACACGGTGGGCCTCAAGCCCACCCGCGGTGCCATTAGCACCCACGGTGTTGTTCCTGCCTGCCGGACCCTTGATTGCGTCAGCATCTTTGCCCTGAACGTGGACGATGCCCAAGAGATCTTTCGACTCATCAGCCAGTTCGACAGCGCAGATCCTTACAGCCGCGCAGCTCCCCGATTGCTAACCACCGGACTCCCCGAACGCCCGACTCTCGGCATCCCCAAAGACCTTCCCTGGTTCGAGGATAGCCAAGCCCAACAGCTGTGGGAGCGACAGCTGGACCAGCTCAGAGAGATTGCCAACCTGATCACTATCGACACCACGGTGTTGCAGGATGCCGCCGCTTTACTCTATCAGGGCCCCTGGGTGGCGGAACGTTTCATTGTCACCGAACCCTTGTTGCAAAAAAGCCCCTACACCTTGCTGCCAGTAATTCGTGACATTCTCGCCCCCGCCGCCGCCCTGACAGCAGCGGACAGTTTCCGGGCCCAGTACCAGCTGGCTGAATTGAAACGGCAGTCCGAAGCACTAATGGCCCAGGTTGATGCATTGTTGCTCCCCACTACGCCCGGCATCTACACCCGCGCCGCCGTGCAAGCCAACCCCATCACCCTGAACAGCCAGCTAGGCACCTGGACCAATTTCGTCAACCTCTTGGACCTGTGCGCCCTGGCATTGCCCGGCGGCTTCCGTGAAGACGGCTTGCCCGGCGGTGTCACCCTAATTGGCCCCGCTTGGCAGGACCACGCCCTGGCCGACTTCGGCCGGCGCTGGCAGCAGGCCCAGCCCTGGCAGGCCGGCGCTACCGGACAGCGGCTGGCCAAGCCGCAGACCCATGCGGCCAATGATGATGAGGACGATGTAATGACTGTCGCCGTGGTTGGCGCACACCTTTCCGGCATGCCCCTCAATACCCAGCTCACCGAACGCGACGGCGTGTTGCTCGAAGCCACCCACACGGCGCCCTGTTATCGGCTCTACGCCCTGGCCAACACTGTGCCGCCCAAACCCGGGCTGATTCGTAGCGAAAAAGACGGGGGTGACTGCATTCCCATCGAGCTGTGGCGAATGCCGATGAAGCACTTCGGCAGTTTTGTCGGCTTAATCCCCGCCCCACTGGGCATCGGTAGTCTGGAAACCACCGACGGTCGCTGGGTGAAAGGCTTTATCTGTGAACCCTGGGCCATTGGGGACGCCACCGACATTACCGCACTGGGCGGCTGGAGAAACTACATCGCGCAAGTGGCGACAAACGCTCAGGAAACACACTGATGAAGCCGTGGCGCTGGGGGGCGCTAACCGCTGCAAAACAGCGTTGTGAATTCGGTCTCACGGCACAGAACGCCGCTAGCAGCGACCGCCACAGCCATCTGATCAATGCACACATCAGCGGCAACGTTATTGTTCTGCATTGCCTGCCTGGAGCCATCATTAACGCCCGCGATCCAGTGATCGCCATCAACACCGCCGCGATGGCCTGAGGAATCAAAGATGAATACGCGAGCGGGAAAAAAAACCGAACGTCTGGCTGAACAAATTTATCTGCAATTAAAGCAGGACATGTTTGATTTTCGGCTAATGCCCGGCGACCGCTTCAGTGAAAACGAAGTGGCCGAACGGATGGGTGTATCACGCACCCCCGTGCGAGAAGCCCTGTTCCGATTACAACGGGAAACCTTTGTAGATGTGCTCTATCGCAGCGGTTGGCAGGTCAAGCCCTTCGACTTCAAATATTTCGAAGAATTATACGACGTGCGCACCGTTCTCGAATGCGCCGCTGTACGCAAGCTATGCGAACACGGCGGTGAACTAAGCAAACTGGATAATCTGGTTAGCCAATGGTGTGTAGAAAAGGCACAAAGATTATCCGATGGCCCTGTGGTCAGCGGCATGGATGAACATTTTCACGAACGACTGGTGGAAAGCACCGGCAACAATCAAATGGCACGCATTCATCATGATCTCACCGAGCGGCTACGCATTATACGGCGCCTGGATTTCACCAGCCCCTCCCGAGTGGAGGCCACTTATAACGAACACCAGGCAGTGCTGGAAGCCATCCTGCACCGCCAGGTGGAGCAAGCACAAATTCTGCTGTGTGCCCACATTGAAGAATCACGTAACGAAGTCAGAAAAATCACCGTACACATGCTGCACGAGGCCAGCGTACGCGCTGAGTTACCCGCAAGCTCTATCAACAAGAGTGATGGTTAACGTATTAGAGGGAAACAACAAGCCAGTGAGCCAACAGGAGTAGGAAGGAGGGTTCACGGCAATACAAACGCCCATTTAAACGCGACTGAGAAGCAAGGAGAAATACCATGAGTTTTTCACAATCCATGAAGAAAGT
This window contains:
- a CDS encoding aldo/keto reductase, which encodes MSFMRPLGNTGLTVSALGLGTVKIGRDKGVKYPNSFTIPDDRAVTELLAQAQDLGINLIDTAPAYGHSEQRLGQLMSQRQDWVIVTKVGEEFDNNSGDSHFDFSPEHVRFSVERSLQRLNTDYLDCVLIHSDGNDLAIIEKGTLDALNDLKKAGLIRATGMSTKTVAGGIASLNHADMAMVTYNLHQQDEAPVIEHAAARQKGILIKKAFASGHLNDTLDDPVQESLDQILGIAGVSSIIAGTINPAHLQENVAKARQACKMAAQ
- the atzF gene encoding allophanate hydrolase, with the translated sequence MIGWTLQQWQMAYRSGELTPVQAMKQLATTLQDSERALWIHLLDEASLTAQAQALTDPSLPLYGIPFAVKDNIDVVGMPTTAACPAFAYTPTEDATVVRLLRDAGAIVVGKTNLDQFATGLVGTRSPYGEVPNPFNPDYLSGGSSSGSATAVSLGLVPFSLGTDTAGSGRVPAAFTNTVGLKPTRGAISTHGVVPACRTLDCVSIFALNVDDAQEIFRLISQFDSADPYSRAAPRLLTTGLPERPTLGIPKDLPWFEDSQAQQLWERQLDQLREIANLITIDTTVLQDAAALLYQGPWVAERFIVTEPLLQKSPYTLLPVIRDILAPAAALTAADSFRAQYQLAELKRQSEALMAQVDALLLPTTPGIYTRAAVQANPITLNSQLGTWTNFVNLLDLCALALPGGFREDGLPGGVTLIGPAWQDHALADFGRRWQQAQPWQAGATGQRLAKPQTHAANDDEDDVMTVAVVGAHLSGMPLNTQLTERDGVLLEATHTAPCYRLYALANTVPPKPGLIRSEKDGGDCIPIELWRMPMKHFGSFVGLIPAPLGIGSLETTDGRWVKGFICEPWAIGDATDITALGGWRNYIAQVATNAQETH
- a CDS encoding patatin-like phospholipase family protein, with translation MSQRALVVEGGAMRGIFAAGVLDAFLEKKHQDFDFAVGASAGSTNLIGYLAGNHGRSRQVITDHACRPDFINWSRFMSGGHLCDVHWLWHQSRIDVPLNLERHWQGNTSLWVVTTSIEDGAPRYFQTQPSNLDEVITASCSIPFAYRDFPKVAGHPMTDGGLADSIPVRWAYEQGARDITVVLSRPQGFRKRPSALTPLLKPWARDIPAFYEAMAKRTDVYNRALDFIDSPPDDCCLNVIAPPMHFPVNRLTTNVEKLQQGYQQGHRAGLQSLGVEKAVVG
- the waaA gene encoding lipid IV(A) 3-deoxy-D-manno-octulosonic acid transferase, which encodes MRTIYSALWYLLLPALFLRLWLRGRKAPAYRLRWKERMAWGYRSGILKKSLWVHAVSVGETLAAAPLIERLLEDYPDVPLLVTTTTPTGSERVQALFGGRVTHVYCPWELPTALNRFMRAFDPQLVIVLETELWPNLCAAVKRHGAKLMLMNGRLSEKSYQGYGKLPRLIRPMMARFDALAVQTQVEAERYMALGAWPERVYPIGSVKFDMTLDAAVKQAAAALRSSFGNRPVWIAASTHPGEDALVLAAHKALREQRPEALLILVPRHPERFAAVADQIREAGLSVARRSQQESAAGVDVYLADTMGELLMLFGTCDVAFVGGSLVPVGGHNLLEPAAWQKPVLTGPHLHNFTAIGQLLDDAGGLSVVEDAQSLGATLLALLDDPAQCARQGKAAAGVVEANRGALEKGLRLVAMELNTGLGPSG
- a CDS encoding GntR family transcriptional regulator; this encodes MNTRAGKKTERLAEQIYLQLKQDMFDFRLMPGDRFSENEVAERMGVSRTPVREALFRLQRETFVDVLYRSGWQVKPFDFKYFEELYDVRTVLECAAVRKLCEHGGELSKLDNLVSQWCVEKAQRLSDGPVVSGMDEHFHERLVESTGNNQMARIHHDLTERLRIIRRLDFTSPSRVEATYNEHQAVLEAILHRQVEQAQILLCAHIEESRNEVRKITVHMLHEASVRAELPASSINKSDG
- a CDS encoding FAD-dependent oxidoreductase — its product is MSDSTLKPDTIHPDIVVFGGGIAGLWLINRLHAAGYQCLLLESASLGGDQTLASQGIIHGGLKYALSGNLSNESEAIAQMPDRWRAAMAGTDSVDLRNLKVLSDTQHMWSSGSVASRMTNFFASKMLRGRIEKLKRDHFPSALANKAFKGNVYKLDDLVIDTESLIDTLSAPVRDRLLAFDTQRDTLEWNNDGLRAVTINGQRIEPRLTLLAAGNGNPALLDGAHRAHLLEQEHSQLRPLKMVLVKHDQGHRLYAHCVGTSNKPVLTVTTHDCPDGKVVWYLGGDLAERGVERTDEEQLHAGREELSHLFPWLDFSNAQFATLDVTRAEPKQHALVKPDNAYARRDQNLIIAWPTKLTLAPDLGDRVMALVEETGLQPGEPLTIPPALQRAPMGVPYWHRCF